GCGGTGATAGTCGTGCGGGAAGGCCATCGGGTCGGCGCCGGTGCCGCCGGGCGAGGCGTCGGCGGCGATCCGTTCGACCGTGCCGTTGTGGCGGTGGACGGCGAGCTCGGTGCCGGCCAGCACCGCGGTCGCCCGCTCGAAGATCAGCTCGATCCGCTCCGGATAGCCGGGGTAGGCGGCGGTGGTGGCGTCGATGGTGCCGAGTGCGCCGTTGGCGAAACGCACGGCGGCCGCGACCTGGTCCTCGGTCTCCATCCGGTGCACCGGCGAGGTGCGGGCATAGGCGGCGACATCGGCCACCGGGCCGGTCAGCGACAGCATCAGGTCGAGCGTGTGGATGCCCTGGGTCAGCAGCACGCCGCCGCCGTCGCGGGCCAGCGTGCCGCGGCCCTCGACGTCGTAATAGCTCTGCGGCCGCCATAGCCGGATGCCGGTGGAGCAGCCGATCAGCGCGCCGAGCCCGCCCTCGGCCATCAGCGCGCGCAGCCGGCGGCCGGCCGGGCGGAAGCGGTGCTGCAGCACGATGCCGAGCACGATGCCGGCGGCGTCGCAGGCGGCGACCAGCATCTCGGCCCGCGCGGTGGAGACCTCCAGCGGCTTTTCCAGCAGCAGGTGCTTGCCGGCGGCGGCGACCTGGCGGGCGATGTCGAGGTGGGTGTTGGGCGGGGTCAGCACCAGCACGCTGTCGACGCTGTCGTCGCCGAGGATGGTCTGCAGGCTGTCGCAGGTCGGAAAGCCGAAGCGTTCGGCGATGGCCTGGCGCCGCGCCGCGGTGGGGCTGTAGGCCCAGGCGACCTCGACCCGGTCGGCGAGATCCTGCAGGCCCTTGGCGTGCGGGGTGACCGCCATGCCGAGCCCGACGATGGCGAGCCGATGTCGTGCCATGCGGATTTCCCCGTTCGTTTGCGGCCGGCGCGCGCCGCCGCCCGCCCTTCCCCTACATCAGCAGGTTGGGCAGGAACAAGACCAGGCTGGGCGACAGCGTCAGGATCACGACCAGCAGCAGGACCGCGCCGATCAGCGGCAGCGATTCGACGACGTATTTTTCGATCGGCGTCTTCAGCAGGCTGCACACCGTGTACATCGCCACGCCCACCGGCGGCGTCATCGAGCCGAGGGTGACGATGGTCATCATCAGGATGCCGAAGTGGACCGGGTCGACGTGCAGCTGCTTGACGATCGGCAGGAAGATCGGGGTCAGCAGCAGCACCAGCACGGTGCTTTCGACGAACAGGCCGGCGACGAACAGGAACACCAGGATCAGGGCGACGATCAGCACCGGCTCCTGGGTCAGCGTGGTCATCGCGGTGGCGATGCTCTGCGGCGCCTGCTCGATGATGATGGCATAGCCGACCATGCCGGACATGAGGATGATCAACATGATCATGCCGGTGTCGACCAGCGCCTCCTTCAGCGCGGTCCGCAGCCCCGCCCAGTCGAGTTCGCGGTGGGCGAGGAAGCCGACCAGCCCGGCATAGACCACCGCGAAGGCGCCGACCTCCGACGGGGCGAACACCCCGCCGCGGATCGCCACCAGCAGCGCCAGCGGGAACAGGATCGCCCACTTCGCCTGCCACAGCGCGGTCCCCACCTCGCGCGCGTTCGGGCGCCTGGCCATCTCCGGCCGGTAGTTGCGGCGCTTGGCGATGATCCAGACCGTGACCATCAGGAAGGCCATCATCAGCAGGCCGGGGACCAGCCCGGCCAGGAACAGCCGGCCGATCGAGACCTCGCCGACGAAGCCGTAGAGGATCAGGCCGAGGCTGGGGGGGATGGTGGCGGTGATCAGCGAGGAGACCGCGATGACGGCCGCGGTGAAGCCGCGCGAATAGCCGCGGGCGATCAGGCTGGGGCCGAGGATTCGCGCCTCCATCGCGGCGTCGGCGACGGCCGAGCCGGAGACGCCGCCCATCAGCGTCGACAAGACGATGCTGACCTGGGCGAGCCCGCCGGCCATCCACGACACCAGCACGTTGGAGCAGTCGATCAGCCGCGCGGTGATGCCCGACTTGTTCATCATGTGGCCGGCCAGCACGAAGAACGGCACCGCCAGCAGCGGGAAGCTCTGCGAGGCGGTGGCCACCTGCTGCACCGCGATCGACAGCGGCACCGAGCCGGAGAACAGGAAGAAGCTGAAGCCGGCGATGCCGATGGCGAAGGCGATCGGCATGCCGAGCAGCATCAGCACGAAGAAGGTGACGGCGAGCAGGGTCACAGCACGTCCTCGATCTCGCCGTGGTCCGGGTCGGAAAACACCAGCGTCGGCGCGCCGCGCCAGCGCCGTATGACTGCGATCATATGGCCGGCCAGGGTCAGCGCCAGCAGCAGGCAGCCGGCCGGCACCGCGCCGGTGACCCAGGCATAGCTGATGCCGCTGTCGCCGTAGATTCGCTCGATATTCTGCATCATCAGCCCGTAGCCCTCGACCGTCATGGTCAGCAGGAAGGCCAGGGCGGCCAGCGCCAGCAGCAGCTCGACCGCGATGCGCAGGCGCAGCGGGAACGGGCGCACCAGCAGGTCCATGCCGATGTGCACCTTGCTGCGCAGCGCGATGTCGGCGCCGATGAAGCTGGTCCAGATGAACAGCAGCTGGGCCATGTCGACCGACCAGATCAGCGGGTGGCCGAAGCTGCGCAGCAGCCCGGCGGCGAACACCAGGCAGCAGATCGCGGCCAGCAGCGCCATGCCGATCGCCACCTCCGCCCGGGCCAGCCATTTCAGCATCGCGCGACCCCTTGCGCGGCAGGGCCGGCCCCGCGGGGCCGGCCCGGTCGTCCCGGTCCCGTCGGAACCGGCGCTATTGTTCCAGGATCGGGCGGATCTGCTCGCGCAGCGCGGTATAGCCGAGGGTGTCGTAGACCGACGCGGTCGCCTCGACGAACGGGGTCACGTCGATCTCGTCGATGGTGACGCCCTGCTCGGCGAACAGCCGCTCGTACTCGGCCAGCGATTCCTGGGTCAGCCGCGACGCCTCGTCGCCTGCGGCCAGCGATTCCTCGCGCAGGATCGCCTGGTACTCGGCCGGCAGGCTGTCGAACCAGGCCGCGCTGGTGACCACGCCGGTGATCAGGTTGATATGCCCGGTCTTGGTGATGTGGTCGATCACCTCGTACAGCCGCTGGCCGTAGCTGGCCGGATGCTGCGCCTCGGCGGCGTCGATCACGCTCTGCTGCAGGGCGGTGTAGACCTCGGTCCAGCCCATCGGCGTCGGCTCGGCGCCCATGGCGCGGATCGTCTCCACCCACACCGGCGCGCCGGGGGTGCGCATGCGCACGCCGGCCAGGTCGGCGGGCGTGCTGACCGGGACGTTGGTCAGCAGGTGCCGCTCGCCCTGCCACCAGTTGAACGACAGCACCTGGTGGCCGGAGGTGTCGTGCAGCTTCTGCACCCACTCCTCGAACAGATCGGAGGTGACCACCTTGCGCACGCCGTCGAAGCCCTGGGCGAGATAGGGCGCGCCGAGGATGCCGAACTCCGGCACGAACACCGCCAGCCGGCCGCCGTCGACCACCACCGCCACGTTGGTGCCGGCGCGCGCCTGCTCCAGCACGTCCTCGTCCTTGCCCAGCTGCGAGGACGGGAAGATGCGGATCTCGAGGTCGCCGTTGGTGCGCGCCTCCACCCGCTCCTTGAACATCTCCAGCCCGCGATACAGCGGGTCGTCCTGGGTCAGCGCGGTATTGACGTTCAGCACGTAGCTTTCCGCCGACGCAGCGCCGGCCGCGAACGCCACGCCGAGTCCGAGTGCCAGCGCCGCCGCGGCGCGGGTGAAGCCTGCCATCGTTTCCTCCCGACAGTTTCTGTTTCGATTGACTGGTATGGTAGTATGGCAGATAAATTTCCGCAATGGCCGAAATCGGCCCGGGCTGCCGTCGATCGCCTTGCCGGCGGGACGCGGCGGCGGCACAACGGCGCGACCGGCGCAACGGCGCCCGACCGACGACGGGGAGCGAACAGGATGCGGGCGCGGCCCGACCTCGACAATCTGGGCGACGCCCCCGGCGACGACGCACAGGCCGGGCCGGAACCGGCGGCGCGGCGGCTGTTTCGCGCGCTGCGCAACGCCATCGTCAGCATGGAGCTGAAGCCCGGCCAGGCGCTGTCGGAGAAGGACATCGCCGACCGCTTCGGCGTCAGCCGGCAGCCGGTGCGCGAGGCGTTCATCAAGCTGAGCGAGGCCGGGCTGGTGCAGGTGCGCCCGCAGCGCGGCACCTTCGTGGTGAAGATCTCCGCCAAGCAGGTGCGCGACGCCCGTTTCGTCCGCGAGGCAGTGGAGATCGCGGTGGCGCGCCGCGCCTGCACCGCCATGACCGCGGCCGGCATCGCCAGGCTGCGCCAGATCCTCGACGCGCAGCGCCGCGCCGCGACCGACGCCGACCCCGCCCGCTTCCTGGCGCTGGACGAGGCCTTCCACCGCGCGCTGGCGCTGGGGGTGGAATGCGACTACGCGTGGCGCGTGGTCGAGGAGGTGAAGGCGCAGATGGACCGCGTGCGCTATCTCAGCCTGCCGCAGGCCACCCCGGTGGCGCGGCTGATCGACCAGCACGCCGGGATCGTAGACGCGGTCGCGGTCAGGGACGCCGCGGCGGCGGAGGCGGCGGTGCGGGTGCACCTGGCCGAGATCTGACCTCGCTGCCGGTGCTGGAGCGGCGCCACGCCGACCTGTTCGAAGCGAGAGACGCAGGCCAGACTGGCGCGCGCCCCGCGCGTTCGCCGGCCGCACGATCGCTGGCCGGCGTCCCGCCACTGTAGGCGCCGACGCGGCCCCACTCCGCCACCAAGCCAGGAACCGCCCATGGCGAAGATCACCGACGCCAAGGTCATCGTCACCTGCCCCGGCCGCAACTTCGTCACGCTGAAGGTGCCCGGCCGACCAGGAAGGCGTGCACGAGGCTGGAGCGACGCCACGCTGAACGGGCGCGAGCTGGCACGGTGGCGGCCTGTCTCGCCGACCACGTGGTGCCGTGCCTGATCGGCCGCGACCCCCAGCAGGTGGAGGACACATCTGGCGATGCAACCCAAGGAGTGCCTACTGGCGGCGCGTTGTGGTATGTCGGCGATCGCCGCAGTCGACACCGCGCTGTGGGACATCAAGGCGAAGCTGGCCGGCCAGCCGCTCTATCAGCTGCTCGGCGGCGAGCCCACTCCGGCGTGATGGTCTACGGGCATGCCAACAGCCGCGACGTGGCCGAGACGGTGGACGGTCAGCCGAGTATCTGGAGATGGGCTACAAGGCGGTGCGCGCGCAGTCCGGCATTCCCGGGCTCGACACCGCCTACGGCATCGCCCGCGGCAAGCTGTTCTACAGCCGGCCGGCAAGGGCCTGCCGGAGGAGCAGATCTGGTCGACCGAGAAGTACCTGGACTGTCGCGCCGACGCTGTTCGCGGCGATCCGCGAAAGCGGCTTCGGCTTCCACCTGCTGCACGACGTGCACCACCGGCTGACCCGATCGAGGCGGCGCGGCTGGGCAAGAGCCTGGAGCCCTACCGCCTCGTCCGGGTGGCCGCCCCAATCCCCGGGCAACACGCCCTCGCGCACGAAACGATGAAAGGACGAGTGCGGCCAATCCGCGACGCGAGAGACCAGGCCATGCTTCACCGGATTGAAATGCACATAGTCGACGTGTCGTTCGTAGTCGGCTTCGTCGCGTATCGTGTGCTCCCAGAATCGCGGTTGCCACGGCGACGCGGAACGCCCCTCGCCCGCTCGCGAGACTGCGTGCGTGAATAGCGCCTTGATCTTGCGCCACCGGCCGGAATAGTCGGCGTCGCCAGGCGGCAGCGTCAGGACCGCGTGCAGATGATCCGGCAGGATCGCTATGGCCTCGGTAGCGAACGGCCTTTCCCACGCGCAGCGCTCAAGCGCGTCGCAGAGTACGGCCACATTGTCGACCAAGGCGGTCGACTGCCGGTCGCGCAGGGTTAGCGTGAAGAAATAGGTCCCGCCCGGAACCCGATTGCGGCGGTAGCGCACCATGGTTGTAACGAGCCATGACCAAAACCCGCATCGATTGTAGCCCGGATGGAGCGGAGCGCAATCCGGGACGGCGGCGCGTGCGGCCGCGGCCCGGTCCCGGATTACGCTGGCGCTGCATCCGGGCTACGTTCCGGGCTACGTTCGGCTGGGCCGGCTCGCGGCGACGCGGCGCCGATACCCGACACCAACGAATGCAGGGCGATCCGACATGTCTGAGTTGATCATCTGGACCCTGGACTGGGTGCCGGAGGGCCCGCGCGGCTTCGTGCGCGATCTTCGGCTGAGATGGGCCTGCGAGGAAGCCGGGCTGCGCTATGCCGTCCGAACGGTCGCGTTCGATGACCGCGCGACCAACCATCTCGCGCGCCAGCCGTTCGGCCAGGTCCCGTTCCTGGACGACGGCGACGTGAAGATGTTCGAGAGCGGCGCGGCACTGCTGCATCTGGCGCGCAAGAGCGACCGGCTGATGCCGTCCGATCCGGCCGGGGAGGCGGAGACGCTGCAGTGGGTGATCGCCGCGCTCAACTCGATCGAGATGGTGAGCGTGCCGTGGTGGTTCCTGGAGGTGACCGGCGCGAAGGAGAACCATCTGACCGGCTGGCTGGAAAGCCGCCTCGGCCATCTGGAGCGCGTGCTGAGCGAGCGGGAATGGCTGGCGGCCGGCCGCTTCACGGTCGCGGACCTGCTGATGGCGGATGTGCTGCGCGTGGACCGGGTGCGCTGCTTCGGCAGCCGGCCGGCCACCGAGGCCTATGTCGCACGCGCGACGGATCGCCCCGCATTCGCCAAGGCCTACGCCGACCAGATCGGCCATTTCGAAGCGGCCGACGCCGTGCGGCGGGCAAGGCCGGCGGACTGAGGCGCCGTGCCGGCCGCTGCGCCACCGGCCGGCGAATTGACACTCCTCGGGGTGCGGGCGTAGCGTCGAAGCCTGCCACGAGGGAGAACGAGCCATGCTGCGCACCGCTGCCGCGTTCGTCGTCGCATTCGCCGCCTTGCCGGCCATCGCCCCCGCGATGGCGTATGATGAGGACCGGTGGATGACGATCCCCGAGCCGGCGCCGATGCCGGAGCCGGCGTCGACCGGCATGGCGCCGGTCAACGGCATCGAGATGTACTACGCCACCTACGGCGCCGGCGACCCGGTGCTGCTGATCCACGGCGGGCTCGGCTATGCCGACATCTGGGGCGCGCAGGTCGCCGACCTGATGCAGGACCACCTGGTCATCGTCGCCGACAGCCGCGGCCACGGCCGTTCGACCCGCACCGAGGAGCCGTTCGGCTACGACCTGATGGCGTCGGACTACGTCGCCCTGCTCGACTATCTCGGCATCGACCGGGTCGACCTGGTCGGCTGGTCCGACGGCGGCATCATCGGCATCGACATCGCCATGAGCCATCCCGAGCGGCTCGGGCGCCTGTTCGCCCATGCCGCCAACATCACCACCGACGGCGTCGACCCGGCGGTCGAGACCGATGCGGTGTTCGGTACCTATATCGAGCGGATGGCCGAGGTCTACGCCCGCGTCTCGCCGACGCCCGACCAGTTCGACGCCTTCGTCGAGCAGATCGCGCACATGTGGGCCAGCCAGCCGAACTGGACCGACGCGCAGGTCGCCACGATCACCGTGCCGACGGCCATCGTGCTCGGCGACCACGACGAGGCGATCACCCGCGCCCACACCGACCACATGGCCGCGGTGATCCCGGGCGCGGAGGAGATCATCCTGCCGCAGGTCAGCCACTTCGCCATGCTGCAGGCGCCCGACGAATACACCGCCGCGGTGCGGGCGTTCATCGACCGGGAGTAGGACCGTGCACCCGTCCGAGGCCCGCGCCGGAGCGGGCGTGCCATGATCCGCCACGCCGCCCTGTTCCGCCTGCACCATCCCACGGGTTCGGCCGCCGAGGCCGATTTCCTGCGCGCGCTCGCCGCGCTGGATTCCATTCCCGGCGTCGAGGATTTCCGCATCGCGCGCGAAACCAGCCCGAAGAATCCCTACACCTACGCCGTCTCGATGAACTTCGCCGACCATGCCGCCTACCGGCACTACAACGACCACCCACAGCACGTCGCCTTCGTGCAGGACCGCTGGCTGCCGGAGGTGGCCGAGTTCATGGAGCACGACACGGAAGCGCTGTAGCGGCTCCTTGGCGTCCGTAGCCCGGATGGAGCAGAGCGCAATCCGGGGTGGCGCTGCGGGCCGGCGCGGCAGGGTCCCGGATGACGCGGACGCTTCGCCCGGGCTGTGCCTGGCGGGTGAGACCCGAGGCTCCCGTCGTTCCCATTGGAGCTGACGCGAAGGCGTCGGGTTGCCGTCGGGCAGGGCATCGACCGCGCGGCGAAGGGTCGGGCCCGTTGCAGTCAGTCGGGTGAATTCTCGGAGGTGTTGCAGTCCGGCCGCGGTTCGACTGCGACGGTTACAATAATATGCAACCGGGCCAGAGTAATTCACGCACAGTCCCGTGGAATATTAGCAAGTATGAGCGATTTTTCATCTGCGCGGCGCGCCGCGGATCGCTAGGATTTGGCGCAAATTGCAGGTAGGAGTGCAGGACCTTGGACCCCCGAGCAAGGTTTCTGTCGGCGCTGGCGCTGGTTGCGGCCACGGGCGCCTATGGACGCGGCGCAGCGGCCCAGGATGTGGCCGGCCAGTGCTTCGGCGACGAGACGCAGCTCTATGAGCAGTGCCTGGCCGCCGACGTGCCGATTGCCGAGCGCATCCTGGCCTGCACCTGCTTCCTGCAGAGCTTCCCGCTGAGCCCGCGCGCGCCGGAGGTGGTCAGCCAGGCGGTGGCGCTGGGCGCGCAACCCGACCTCGCGGCCCTGGAGCCGGCAGCCGGCACGCCGACCCCGATCTACTGAGGCGGGCGGGGTGAGCGAGGCCATCGCATCGCCCGCCGGCGTGGCATCCTTCACCGGGCCGCGGATGGGCCCGGCGGTCGACGTGCTGTACATCGGCGATCTCACCCGGCGCGCCGAGGCGGTGGAGCGGGCCGTCGAGGAAACGCTGCTGAACGCCCGCATCGGGCTCAGCACCGGCCTGCTGCATCTGTCGTCGCGCAACGACGACGCGGCGGTGGTCGAGCCGGTGCTGCAGCTGGTCGAGACCGGCGCCGCGCTGAGCTGCGACGCCGACTGGCGCGTGGTGGCGCAGCTTATCGTCCTGCTCGACCCGGAGCTGCTGCTCAACCGCCGGCCGGACACACCGTTGAAGCCGATCGCCGACCGCGTGCTGGCGGTGGCCGACCGGCCGATCGACGACGAGCGGCTTGCCTTCAAGCGCACCCGCCTGCGCGAGCTGTTCGGCGACGCGGTGATCTGGACGGCGACGCGCTACGACGTGCTGGCCGCGCTGCGTGCGGCCGGCGTGCCGACCACGGGCGGAATCTGGGAATCCTTCGCCGGCTGCCCGGCCAATCCCGACCGGTACGGGCCGGCCATGCGCGGACGCCCGGTGGTCGGTGCGGTGATCCCGGGCGGCGAGGGCCAGTGGCCGCGCGACGAAGCCGTGGCCGCGCTGTGGGACACCCAGCGCCATACCGTGCGTTTCCTCGGCCCGACGCCGCCGGCGCCGCTGGCCGGCCAGGCGGAACTGGTCGCGCCCGGCGAGCGCAGCCATGCGCGCTTTGTCGCCGGGCTGCACGCCTTCGTCTATTTCCCGGAGGCGGTGCCGAGCGAGCTGCCGCTGACCGCGATCGGCACCTGCCTGGCCAACGACATCCCGGTGCTGCTGCCGCCGGCGCTGCG
This Alphaproteobacteria bacterium DNA region includes the following protein-coding sequences:
- a CDS encoding Gfo/Idh/MocA family oxidoreductase, with translation MARHRLAIVGLGMAVTPHAKGLQDLADRVEVAWAYSPTAARRQAIAERFGFPTCDSLQTILGDDSVDSVLVLTPPNTHLDIARQVAAAGKHLLLEKPLEVSTARAEMLVAACDAAGIVLGIVLQHRFRPAGRRLRALMAEGGLGALIGCSTGIRLWRPQSYYDVEGRGTLARDGGGVLLTQGIHTLDLMLSLTGPVADVAAYARTSPVHRMETEDQVAAAVRFANGALGTIDATTAAYPGYPERIELIFERATAVLAGTELAVHRHNGTVERIAADASPGGTGADPMAFPHDYHR
- a CDS encoding TRAP transporter large permease — protein: MTLLAVTFFVLMLLGMPIAFAIGIAGFSFFLFSGSVPLSIAVQQVATASQSFPLLAVPFFVLAGHMMNKSGITARLIDCSNVLVSWMAGGLAQVSIVLSTLMGGVSGSAVADAAMEARILGPSLIARGYSRGFTAAVIAVSSLITATIPPSLGLILYGFVGEVSIGRLFLAGLVPGLLMMAFLMVTVWIIAKRRNYRPEMARRPNAREVGTALWQAKWAILFPLALLVAIRGGVFAPSEVGAFAVVYAGLVGFLAHRELDWAGLRTALKEALVDTGMIMLIILMSGMVGYAIIIEQAPQSIATAMTTLTQEPVLIVALILVFLFVAGLFVESTVLVLLLTPIFLPIVKQLHVDPVHFGILMMTIVTLGSMTPPVGVAMYTVCSLLKTPIEKYVVESLPLIGAVLLLVVILTLSPSLVLFLPNLLM
- a CDS encoding TRAP transporter small permease; its protein translation is MLKWLARAEVAIGMALLAAICCLVFAAGLLRSFGHPLIWSVDMAQLLFIWTSFIGADIALRSKVHIGMDLLVRPFPLRLRIAVELLLALAALAFLLTMTVEGYGLMMQNIERIYGDSGISYAWVTGAVPAGCLLLALTLAGHMIAVIRRWRGAPTLVFSDPDHGEIEDVL
- a CDS encoding C4-dicarboxylate TRAP transporter substrate-binding protein, whose amino-acid sequence is MAGFTRAAAALALGLGVAFAAGAASAESYVLNVNTALTQDDPLYRGLEMFKERVEARTNGDLEIRIFPSSQLGKDEDVLEQARAGTNVAVVVDGGRLAVFVPEFGILGAPYLAQGFDGVRKVVTSDLFEEWVQKLHDTSGHQVLSFNWWQGERHLLTNVPVSTPADLAGVRMRTPGAPVWVETIRAMGAEPTPMGWTEVYTALQQSVIDAAEAQHPASYGQRLYEVIDHITKTGHINLITGVVTSAAWFDSLPAEYQAILREESLAAGDEASRLTQESLAEYERLFAEQGVTIDEIDVTPFVEATASVYDTLGYTALREQIRPILEQ
- a CDS encoding GntR family transcriptional regulator, with the translated sequence MRARPDLDNLGDAPGDDAQAGPEPAARRLFRALRNAIVSMELKPGQALSEKDIADRFGVSRQPVREAFIKLSEAGLVQVRPQRGTFVVKISAKQVRDARFVREAVEIAVARRACTAMTAAGIARLRQILDAQRRAATDADPARFLALDEAFHRALALGVECDYAWRVVEEVKAQMDRVRYLSLPQATPVARLIDQHAGIVDAVAVRDAAAAEAAVRVHLAEI
- a CDS encoding glutathione S-transferase family protein, translated to MSELIIWTLDWVPEGPRGFVRDLRLRWACEEAGLRYAVRTVAFDDRATNHLARQPFGQVPFLDDGDVKMFESGAALLHLARKSDRLMPSDPAGEAETLQWVIAALNSIEMVSVPWWFLEVTGAKENHLTGWLESRLGHLERVLSEREWLAAGRFTVADLLMADVLRVDRVRCFGSRPATEAYVARATDRPAFAKAYADQIGHFEAADAVRRARPAD
- a CDS encoding alpha/beta fold hydrolase; its protein translation is MLRTAAAFVVAFAALPAIAPAMAYDEDRWMTIPEPAPMPEPASTGMAPVNGIEMYYATYGAGDPVLLIHGGLGYADIWGAQVADLMQDHLVIVADSRGHGRSTRTEEPFGYDLMASDYVALLDYLGIDRVDLVGWSDGGIIGIDIAMSHPERLGRLFAHAANITTDGVDPAVETDAVFGTYIERMAEVYARVSPTPDQFDAFVEQIAHMWASQPNWTDAQVATITVPTAIVLGDHDEAITRAHTDHMAAVIPGAEEIILPQVSHFAMLQAPDEYTAAVRAFIDRE
- a CDS encoding Dabb family protein, with protein sequence MIRHAALFRLHHPTGSAAEADFLRALAALDSIPGVEDFRIARETSPKNPYTYAVSMNFADHAAYRHYNDHPQHVAFVQDRWLPEVAEFMEHDTEAL